The Burkholderia mayonis DNA window TCTTCTACATCACGCTGCCGCACCTGAAGCGCGCGATCGCGGTCGTCGTGATGATGGAGACGATCTTCCTGCTGTCGATCTTCGCGGAAATCTATACGACGACGGGCGGCGGCCCGGGCGACGCGACGACGAACCTGTCGTACCTGATCTACGCGCTCGGCCTGCAGCAGTTCGACGTCGGGCTTGCATCGGCGGGCGGGATTCTCGCCGTCGTGCTCGCGAACGTCGTGTCGTTCTTCCTCGTGAGAATGCTCGCGCGGAATCTGAAAGGGGAGTACGAAGCATGAGCGATCTGACCGTATCGACTTCGCATGGGACTTCGCGCGGCGCGGGCGGCGGGCTGCCCGCCGCGTTCGGCGCCGTGAAGCGCGCGCTGCCCGGCGTGCTGGCGTGGCTCGTCGCGCTCGTGCTGTTCTTCCCGATCTTCTGGATGGCGATCACCGCGTTCAAGACCGAGCAGCAGGCGTATTCGTCGACGCTCGTCTTCGTGCCGACGCTCGACAGTTTCCGCGAGGTGTTCGCGCGCAGCAACTACTTCGCGTTCGCGTGGAACTCGGTGCTGCTCTCGGCGGGCGCCACCGTGATCTGCCTGCTGCTCGCGGTGCCCGCCGCGTACGCGATGGCGTTCTTTCCCGGCAAGCGCACGCAGAAAGTGCTGCTGTGGATGCTGTCGACGAAGATGATGCCGTCCGTCGGCGTGCTCGTGCCGATCTATCTGCTGTGGAAGAACGCGGGGCTCCTCGACACCGTCTCGGGGCTCGTGATCGTCTACACGCTGATCAATCTGCCGATCGCCGTGTGGATGACGTTCACGTACTTCAACGAGATTCCAAGGGACATCCTCGAAGCGGGGCGCATCGACGGCGCGTCGACGTGGCAGGAGATCGTCTATCTGCTGATGCCGATGGCGCTGCCGGGGCTCGCGTCGACCGCGCTCCTGCTCGTGATCCTGTCGTGGAACGAAGCGTTCTGGAGCATCAATCTGTCGAGCTCGAACGCCGCGCCGCTGACCGTGTTCATCGCGTCGTACTCGAGCCCCGAAGGGCTCTTCTGGGCGAAGCTGTCGGCGGCGTCGCTGCTCGCGGTCGCGCCGATCCTCGTCGTCGGCTGGCTGTCGCAGAAGCAGCTCGTGCGCGGCCTCACGTTCGGGGCGGTCAAATGACGGCAAGTGCGACGGCAAGTGCGACGGCGCGGGCGAACGACGCGCGCGTGCTCGTCTGCGACTGCGACGGCGTGCTGATCGACAGCGAGGCGATCGCGGCCGACGTGCTCGTGCGCGAGCTCGAAGCGCGCTGGCCGGGCGTCGCGGTGCGGCCGATCGTGATGCCGCTCCTCGGCCTGCGGACCGAGCGCGTGCTCGACAGCGCGAGCGCGCGCGCGGGCCGCGCGCTCGTCGATTCGGATGTCGAAGCGATTCGGCGCAGCGTCGAGGAAGCGGCCGTCGAGGCGCCGATCGTCGACGGCATCGACGCGGCGCTCGCGCAGATCGATCTGACGATCGCGTGCGCGAGCAACAGCCGGCGGCATTACGTCGACGCCGCGCTGCGCCGGACGGGCCTCAAGCGCTTCTTCGGCGAGCGGCTTTTCTGCGCGGACGGCGTCGCGCGGCCGAAGCCCGCGCCCGACGTCTATCTCGCCGCCGCGCGCGCGCTCGGCGTCGCGCCTTCGCAGTGCCTCGTCGTCGAGGATAGCGCGACGGGCGTGACGGCCGCGGCGGCAGCGGGCATGACGGTGCTCGGCTTCGTCGGCGGCGGGCACGCGTCGCCGGCGCAGGTCGGTGCGCTGCGCGGGATCGGCGCGCGGCGCGTGTTCGACGACATGCGCGAGCTGCCCGGGCTCGTCGCGCAATGGGTCGCGACGGGCGCGGTGCAGCCGCACTGAACGATCATGCCGAGCGCGTTCGATCGTCGCGCGGCCGCCTAACTGAACGGAGACAAATCATGGCAAGCGTGCTCCTGCGCAATATCGCGAAGCGCTACGACGACAACGAAGTGCTGCGCAACGTCAATCTCGACATCGCGGACGGCGAGTTCGTCGTGTTCGTCGGGCCGAGCGGCTGCGGCAAATCCACGCTGATGCGGATGATCGCCGGGCTCGAGGACATCTCGAGCGGCGACTTGCTGATCGACGGCGCGAAGGTCAACGACGCGCCGAGCGCGAAGCGCGGCATCGCGATGGTGTTCCAGTCGTACGCGCTCTATCCGCACATGACGCTCTACGACAACATGGCGTTCGGCCTCAAGCTCGCGGGCGCGAAGAAGCAGGCGATCGACGATGCGGTCAGGCAGGCGGCGAAGATCCTGCACATCGACCATCTGCTCGACCGCAAGCCGAAGCAACTGTCGGGCGGCCAGCGGCAGCGCGTCGCGATCGGCCGCGCGATCACGAGAAAGCCGAAGGTGTTCCTGTTCGACGAGCCGCTGTCGAACCTCGATGCGGCGCTGCGCGTGAAGATGCGGCTCGAGTTCGCCCGGCTGCACGACGCGCTGAAGACGACGATGATCTACGTGACGCACGATCAGGTCGAGGCGATGACGCTCGCCGACAAGATCGTCGTGCTGTCGGCGGGCAGCGTCCAGCAGGTCGGCGCGCCGAACGCGCTGTATCACGCGCCCGCGAACCAGTTCGTCGCGGGTTTCATCGGCTCGCCGAAGATGAACTTTCTCGCGGGCGTCGTCGAATCGGCGTCGGCCGACGGCGTGCTCGTGCGCTTCGAATCGGGCGAGACGCAGCGCGTCGCGGTCGAAGCGGCGGCGCTGCGCGCGGGCGAGCGCGTGACGGTCGGCATCCGGCCCGAGCATCTGCACGTCGGCATCGCGGGCGGCAACGGCATCGTCGCGCGGACGATGGCGGTCGAGTCGCTCGGCGACGCCGCCTATCTGTACGCGGAGTCGGCTGTCGCGCCGGACGGGCTGATCGCGCGGATTCCGCCGCTCGACATGTATCGCGCGGGCGAGAGGCTGCGCGTCGGCGCGCAGCCCGAGCATTGCCATCTGTTCGACGAAGCGGGGCGCGCGTTCAAGCGGAAGCCGAAGCACGCGATGGCGGCTTGACGCGAGGGCCGCGCCGGATCTGGCCTGTCGCCCGATCCGGCGCGCGTCGCGGCGTGCATTGCCGTGCGCGTTGCGGTGCGCATTGCGGCGAGATGCGCGCGCGCAGGCGCGATCACGCGAGCAGCTTGGGATCGCTCTTGCCGTACTTGATCGAGCGCTCGTCGGCGACCATCAGCCCGGTGTTCTCGTTGCGCCCCTGCAGCACGAGACGCGCGTCCTTCGCGCCGATCTGCTCGGCCGCCTTCCGGCTGTCGACACCGATCTCGCCTTTCTTCATCCGGTTGACGATCACGCCGACGGCGGTGTCGGCGAAGTCGCGCAGCATCCACGCGTCGCCGTCGCTGTCGCCGAACACGAGAAGCGGCCCGTAGCCCTTCTTCGATTGCAGCTCGTTGCGGATGCCGACGGTCTTGCCCGGCCCGTAGTTGAACGGCCAGTTCGGCGCGTATTCGTTCACGTACTTGCCGTCGGCCGTCACGAGCCGCATGCCGATCACGTTCGCGTCGGGCACGCCGTAGCCGAACGCCGGATGGCCGGCGAACACGCGCACGACGTCGTCGAGCGACGCGGTGCTGACGTATACGTCGATCCCGTTCGAGCGCAGCGTGTCCATCATCGCGCGAATTTCCTCGTGGATGCGGATGCCGTGGAAGTGCGTCGCGGCGACGACGCCCGCTCGGCCGGGCAGCGCGCGCGAGCTTTCGTACGTGACCTTGCGCAGCGCGTCGCCGAGATTCGCGACGTTGCTTTGATACGCCATCGCCTGCAACTCGTCGCGCGTCATGCCCGCGTACCAGTACATGATCCACTTGTAGCCGATCTCGACCGGATACGTGTCGCAGATCGCGTCGTACATGAAATACAGCTTCGCGCGGAAATCCAAGAACCGCTCGCTGCGACGGATCTCGTCGAGCGGCTTGTCGCCGCCGAGGCCCTGATAGTTCGCGTGCAGCCAGCGATAGTCATTGTCGACGTCGGCCGCGATGTCCTCCATCCGCACCGGCTTGCCGTCGATCGTCGTGTAGCCGAGCTTTGCGTCGAACGGGCCGTCCGGCACGCCCTGGCGCAGGATCGCGGAGAACTGGCCAGGCGTCAGGCGGTAATGCAGCCCGTCGATCTGGTGCATCAGCAACGCCTCTTCGCAGTCGTTCATGATGCTCGTGTTGTCCCAGTCGAACACCGCGTAGGGCCGGCGGTCGGCGCGGTAGGTCGGGCTCGGCGCACCGTGCGCGGCGAGCACGGCGCGCAGCCGCGCGACGTTGCGCGGCGACCAGCGGCCGGGCGTCAGCGACAGCGGGGCGGCGGGCGTGGCGGATGCGTCGGACGCGGCGCGCGCCGGGGACCATGCGGCGGCGGCCATCGCGGCCGAGGCGCTCGCCAGCGAGCGAACGAAGTGTCGACGTCCTGTTTTCATCGAGGTTCTCCGAAGGGATGCGCGCGGCGAAGCGGAACGACGGAAATGACGCCGCCCGATTCGCTGGAAGCGACGGGATGCCGGTCAGCATCGCGCCCCATAAAACGGATTGCATGACGAAATCGGACGTTTGTCTGTCGAAACGCGACTGATGCGGCGCAGCACGCGGCGTGTCGCTAGCAGGCTTGCTCGACGAGCGCCGCTCGCGCACAGGTTTCGTCGGTCACGAGCCCCGACAGCCACCCGCCGCGCAGCGCCGCGAGCACCGCGACGCGCTTGCGCGGCCCGCCCGCGAAGCCGATCGTCGGACGCTTCGGCGGCGCGTCGAGCGCGACGCTCGTCACGCGCGCGCTCGTCGACGCCTCGATCCGCCGGCCTTGCGCATCGATCGGCAGACCGAGCATTTCGGCCACCGCGCCGAGCTCGACCATCTCGCTCAGTTCGTCGGCGGTGATGAAGCCGTCCTCGAACAGCGGGCAGTGCGCGCCGATGTTGCCGACGCCGACGAACGCGACGTCCGCCTCCGCCGACAGCTTCTCGACGATCCGGTACAGCCGGTGATTGCACCACTGCGCGCGTTCGGCGTTGCTGTCCGCGAAGAGCGGCGCGGGCAGCAGGAAATGCTTGCCGCCCGTCTTCTCGGAGATGTGCTGCGCGACGTCGTACGGGTTCGACGAGCCGTCCTGCGCGATCGCGCCGACCATCGACACGAGCCGGTGCTGCGGCCGCTCGATCTGCGCGATCTGCGCGACCGCGGCCTTCAGCGTCCGGCCGCTGCTGACCGCGACCACCATCGGCCTTTCTTCGTTCAGATAGCGCTCCATCACCTGCGCGCCCGCGACCGCGAGCTTGCGGTCGACCGCGTCGGGCGCGTCGCCGTCGATCGGCACGACTTCGCACATCGCGAGGCCGTAGCGCTTCGATAGCTGCGCGGCGAGATCGAGGCAGTCGGCGACGCGATGGTCGACGCGCACGCGAATCAGGTTCTTCTCGACCGCGAACGCGACGAGGCGCTGCGCGACGGGGCGCGACACCTGCAGCTTTTCGGCGATTTCGTTCTGGGTGTCGCCCGCGACGTAGTAGAGCCACGCGGCGCGCGTCGCGAGATCGAGTTTTTCGGAGGATTTGGACACGGTAGAGGGATCTCAGGTCAGGCGGGCGTCAGGCGGGCCGTCGAGCGCCGGGGAAAAGTTCGCACTGTAGCGCACGGCGCTCACGCGAGCCGCTCGCGCGACGGCTCGAACAGCGGCCGCACGTGACGGTACAGCGCGCGGAACGTGTCGAGCCGCTCGCGCAGCGCCGCGTGGCGAGCCGCGTTCGGCGCGAACTCGTCGCGCAGCGGCGGCTTCGTCAGCACGTCGCGCGGATCGCCGCCGACCGCGAGCCAGCCGAGCCGAGCCGCGCCGAGCGCCGCGCCCGTCTCGCCGCCGCCGTGCCGGCGCGTGCGCACGCCGAGCGCGTCGGCGATCAGTTGCGCCCAGTACGCGCTTCTCGCGCCGCCGCCGATCAGCGACAGCGCGTCGGTCTGCGTGCCCCCTGCGATCAGCGCGTCGAAGCCGTCGGCGAGCGCGAGCGTCACGCCTTCGAGCACCGCGTAGCCGAGGAGCGCGCGGTCGGCGCCGTGCGTCATCCCGAACAACACGCCTTGCGCATACGGATCGTTGTGCGGCGTGCGCTCGCCCGACAGATAGGGCAGGAAGTACGGCGCGTTCCCGCACGCGGCGGGATCGAGCGCGGCGACTTCGGCGAGGAGCGCCGGCTCGTCGGTCGACGTCAGCTTGCAGATCCAGCGCAGGCAGCTCGCCGCCGACAGCACGACGCTCATCTGCTGCCAGCGGCCGGGAATCGCGTGGCAGAACGCGTGGACGGCCGACGCCGGGTTCGGCCGGAAGCGGTCGCCGACGACGCTCAGCACGCCCGACGTGCCGAGCGACACGAAGCCGTCGCCCGGCTGCGTCGCGCCGATGCCGAGCGCGCTCGTCGCATTGTCGCCGCCGCCGCCCGCGACGACGACCGCTTCGGCGAGCCCGAGCTCGCGTGCGATGTCCGCGCGCAGCGTGCCGGACGGCGCGTTGCCTTCGACGATCCGCGGCATCTGCGCGCGCGCCATGCCGCCCGCGGCGAGGAGCGCGCCGGACCAGTCGCGCTTCGCGGCGTCGAGCCACAGCGTGCCCGCCGCGTCGGACGGGTCCGACACCTTCGCGCCCGTGAGCCTCAGGCGCAGATAATCCTTCGGCATCAGCACGCACGCGATCTCGCGGAACACGTGCGGCTCGTGCCGCGCGACCCACAGGAGCTTCGGCGCGGTGAAGCCCGGCATCGCGAGATTGCCGGCGATCGCATGCAGATCGGGCGCGCGGGCTTCGAGCGCCACGCATTCGTCGGCGCTGCGCATGTCGTTCCACAGGATGGCCGGGCGCAGCACGCGATCGTGGCGATCGAGCAGCACCGCGCCGTGCATCTGGCCGGACAGGCCGATCCCGCGCACGTCGCCGAAGGCGCGAGGATGCCGCGCGCGCAACGCGGCGAGCGCGGCGAGCGTGCCCGTCCACCAGTCGTCCGGATGCTGCTCGGCCCAGCGCGGATACGCGCGTGCGACGGTAAACGGCGTGCCCGCCGTGCCGACGACGATGCCGTCGGGCGAGAGCAGCAGCACCTTGACTTCGGAGGTGCCGAGATCGATGCCGAGATACATGGGCGGAAAACGGTGCGTCGACAGGGAGCCGCTACTTTAGCCGCGCGCCCGCTGCCGTGCCAATGGCGATTTGACCCGAGTGACGCGCACGGCCGTTCAGCGGCTCGCGAGCCACGCGTCGACGCGCGCGAGGCCCGCGCGCAGCGCGTGGTCGAGCGCGGCCGTGCCAGCGAGCGATCCCCACAGCGGGCGCTGCCCCGCGAGCGCGGCGACGGGATCGTCCGCGCCCGCGATCGCGCGCGCGGCGTCGGGGTCCATCACGCCGTCCTGGTACGCGTACGGCAGCGTGCCTTTCGCCCAGCGTTGCAGGAAGCGCAGGAAGAGGGCGGGCAGCACCGCGGTCGACGCCGGCTCGACGCCGCGCGCGATCGATTCGGCGAGCGTCGGCGCGATGAAGCCGGGAATTTTCGAGAAGCCGTCGGCCGCGACGCGCTGGTTCGTGTCGCGGATGTGCGGATTGCCGAAGCGGTCGAGCACGACGTCGCGGTAGCGCGCGAGATCGAGCGGGCTCGGCGCGAGGCACGGGATCACGCCGTCCGTCACGTACGCGTGCGCGAAGCGGCGGATGCCGGCGTCGTGCGTGCCTTCGTGGATGTACGCGTAGCCCGCGAGCGTGCCCGCCCATGCGATGCAGCTGTGCGTTGCGTTCAGGATCCGGATCTTCGCTTCCTCGTACGGATGAACGTCCCCGACGAGCTCCGCGCCCGCCTTCTCCCATGCCGGTCGGCCGGCCGCGAAGCGGTCTTCGATCACCCACTGGATGAACGCTTCGCCCATGACCGGGCACGCGTCGTCGACGCCCGCCGCCGCGAGCACGCGCTCGCGGACATCGGGCGTCGGGCGCGGCGTGATGCGGTCGACCATCGAGCTCGGGCACGCGACGTTCGCGTCGAACCACGCGAGCAGATCGACGAGCCCGCGCCGCGACAGGAATTCGCGCATGCCGGCGCGAAAGCGCGCGCCGTTGTTGCGCAGGTTGTCGCAGCTCTGCAGCGTGACGGGGCCCGCGCCGCGCGCGACGCGCTCGGCGAGCAGCGCCGCGAGCGCGCCGTAGATCGTGACGCGCGCGCCTTGCAGATCGGCCGCGAGATCGGGATTCGACGTGTCGA harbors:
- a CDS encoding carbohydrate ABC transporter permease — protein: MSDLTVSTSHGTSRGAGGGLPAAFGAVKRALPGVLAWLVALVLFFPIFWMAITAFKTEQQAYSSTLVFVPTLDSFREVFARSNYFAFAWNSVLLSAGATVICLLLAVPAAYAMAFFPGKRTQKVLLWMLSTKMMPSVGVLVPIYLLWKNAGLLDTVSGLVIVYTLINLPIAVWMTFTYFNEIPRDILEAGRIDGASTWQEIVYLLMPMALPGLASTALLLVILSWNEAFWSINLSSSNAAPLTVFIASYSSPEGLFWAKLSAASLLAVAPILVVGWLSQKQLVRGLTFGAVK
- a CDS encoding HAD family hydrolase, producing the protein MTASATASATARANDARVLVCDCDGVLIDSEAIAADVLVRELEARWPGVAVRPIVMPLLGLRTERVLDSASARAGRALVDSDVEAIRRSVEEAAVEAPIVDGIDAALAQIDLTIACASNSRRHYVDAALRRTGLKRFFGERLFCADGVARPKPAPDVYLAAARALGVAPSQCLVVEDSATGVTAAAAAGMTVLGFVGGGHASPAQVGALRGIGARRVFDDMRELPGLVAQWVATGAVQPH
- a CDS encoding ABC transporter ATP-binding protein; the protein is MASVLLRNIAKRYDDNEVLRNVNLDIADGEFVVFVGPSGCGKSTLMRMIAGLEDISSGDLLIDGAKVNDAPSAKRGIAMVFQSYALYPHMTLYDNMAFGLKLAGAKKQAIDDAVRQAAKILHIDHLLDRKPKQLSGGQRQRVAIGRAITRKPKVFLFDEPLSNLDAALRVKMRLEFARLHDALKTTMIYVTHDQVEAMTLADKIVVLSAGSVQQVGAPNALYHAPANQFVAGFIGSPKMNFLAGVVESASADGVLVRFESGETQRVAVEAAALRAGERVTVGIRPEHLHVGIAGGNGIVARTMAVESLGDAAYLYAESAVAPDGLIARIPPLDMYRAGERLRVGAQPEHCHLFDEAGRAFKRKPKHAMAA
- a CDS encoding haloacid dehalogenase-like hydrolase, encoding MKTGRRHFVRSLASASAAMAAAAWSPARAASDASATPAAPLSLTPGRWSPRNVARLRAVLAAHGAPSPTYRADRRPYAVFDWDNTSIMNDCEEALLMHQIDGLHYRLTPGQFSAILRQGVPDGPFDAKLGYTTIDGKPVRMEDIAADVDNDYRWLHANYQGLGGDKPLDEIRRSERFLDFRAKLYFMYDAICDTYPVEIGYKWIMYWYAGMTRDELQAMAYQSNVANLGDALRKVTYESSRALPGRAGVVAATHFHGIRIHEEIRAMMDTLRSNGIDVYVSTASLDDVVRVFAGHPAFGYGVPDANVIGMRLVTADGKYVNEYAPNWPFNYGPGKTVGIRNELQSKKGYGPLLVFGDSDGDAWMLRDFADTAVGVIVNRMKKGEIGVDSRKAAEQIGAKDARLVLQGRNENTGLMVADERSIKYGKSDPKLLA
- a CDS encoding sugar-binding transcriptional regulator translates to MSKSSEKLDLATRAAWLYYVAGDTQNEIAEKLQVSRPVAQRLVAFAVEKNLIRVRVDHRVADCLDLAAQLSKRYGLAMCEVVPIDGDAPDAVDRKLAVAGAQVMERYLNEERPMVVAVSSGRTLKAAVAQIAQIERPQHRLVSMVGAIAQDGSSNPYDVAQHISEKTGGKHFLLPAPLFADSNAERAQWCNHRLYRIVEKLSAEADVAFVGVGNIGAHCPLFEDGFITADELSEMVELGAVAEMLGLPIDAQGRRIEASTSARVTSVALDAPPKRPTIGFAGGPRKRVAVLAALRGGWLSGLVTDETCARAALVEQAC
- the xylB gene encoding xylulokinase, with the translated sequence MYLGIDLGTSEVKVLLLSPDGIVVGTAGTPFTVARAYPRWAEQHPDDWWTGTLAALAALRARHPRAFGDVRGIGLSGQMHGAVLLDRHDRVLRPAILWNDMRSADECVALEARAPDLHAIAGNLAMPGFTAPKLLWVARHEPHVFREIACVLMPKDYLRLRLTGAKVSDPSDAAGTLWLDAAKRDWSGALLAAGGMARAQMPRIVEGNAPSGTLRADIARELGLAEAVVVAGGGGDNATSALGIGATQPGDGFVSLGTSGVLSVVGDRFRPNPASAVHAFCHAIPGRWQQMSVVLSAASCLRWICKLTSTDEPALLAEVAALDPAACGNAPYFLPYLSGERTPHNDPYAQGVLFGMTHGADRALLGYAVLEGVTLALADGFDALIAGGTQTDALSLIGGGARSAYWAQLIADALGVRTRRHGGGETGAALGAARLGWLAVGGDPRDVLTKPPLRDEFAPNAARHAALRERLDTFRALYRHVRPLFEPSRERLA
- the dalD gene encoding D-arabinitol 4-dehydrogenase; translated protein: MSSPSSAAPAILHIGVGSFHRAHQAWYLHRVNAASPAGERWSLVVGDIRDDMRATRDALAAQHGVYTLETVTPQGERAYETVRSISRVLPWSIDLAALVDAGADPACRIVSFTVTEGGYALDEHDRLDTSNPDLAADLQGARVTIYGALAALLAERVARGAGPVTLQSCDNLRNNGARFRAGMREFLSRRGLVDLLAWFDANVACPSSMVDRITPRPTPDVRERVLAAAGVDDACPVMGEAFIQWVIEDRFAAGRPAWEKAGAELVGDVHPYEEAKIRILNATHSCIAWAGTLAGYAYIHEGTHDAGIRRFAHAYVTDGVIPCLAPSPLDLARYRDVVLDRFGNPHIRDTNQRVAADGFSKIPGFIAPTLAESIARGVEPASTAVLPALFLRFLQRWAKGTLPYAYQDGVMDPDAARAIAGADDPVAALAGQRPLWGSLAGTAALDHALRAGLARVDAWLASR